A genomic stretch from uncultured Cohaesibacter sp. includes:
- a CDS encoding DNA polymerase III subunit chi, with product MPAEIFFYHLQMQPLEATLPLLLEKCLEKGWRAFVQTGSEERAHVLDTHLWTWREDSFLAHGLHGSAHAERQPILIAPQGLPAANKAQVRFFVDGARPEEKLTLLEGLERAILMFDGSSNEALQAARVSWKALKEAGYPVTYWQQTSRGGWEKKA from the coding sequence ATGCCAGCCGAGATTTTCTTCTATCATTTGCAGATGCAGCCTCTTGAGGCGACATTGCCTTTGTTGCTCGAGAAGTGCCTTGAGAAGGGGTGGCGGGCGTTTGTCCAGACGGGCAGCGAAGAAAGAGCCCATGTGCTCGATACCCATCTGTGGACCTGGCGGGAAGACAGTTTCCTCGCGCATGGTTTGCATGGCTCCGCGCATGCGGAGCGGCAGCCTATCCTGATTGCACCGCAGGGTTTGCCCGCAGCCAATAAAGCGCAGGTGCGCTTTTTTGTCGATGGGGCAAGGCCCGAAGAGAAGCTCACCCTGCTGGAAGGGTTGGAGCGGGCGATCCTGATGTTTGACGGCTCCAGCAACGAGGCCTTGCAGGCAGCGCGTGTCAGCTGGAAAGCCCTTAAGGAGGCGGGGTATCCCGTTACCTACTGGCAGCAGACATCCAGAGGTGGCTGGGAAAAGAAAGCCTGA
- a CDS encoding AI-2E family transporter, translated as MTLQKQFVVWMCALAAFVLCIYVFSGVLLPFVAGMALAYLLDPVADAFERLGMNRMWATVSVLMVFVLIFIFLLVLIVPTLAHQMAGFSEKMPEYVASLQAMISNSTSHYMPKFLSNFDAESLQNNIKDIVGQGASWAGQVLKSLWNGGQAVLNMLALLVITPVVAFYLLHDWDRMVDTIDGFLPRDHRETIRGLFDQIDESVSGFVRGQILVGLILGTFYAICLSLVGLNFGLLIGLIAGIISFVPFAGATIGLILSGGVAIVQFWPDPIHIGLTLGVFAVGQFLEGNILQPRLVGERVGLHPVWLMFALLAFGSLFGFVGMLIAVPAAAAIGVIVRYILDQYVHSPLYRGHQNGATESGEAGEQGNPE; from the coding sequence ATGACGTTGCAAAAACAGTTTGTCGTCTGGATGTGTGCTTTAGCCGCGTTTGTCCTGTGCATTTATGTGTTCAGCGGGGTCTTGTTGCCCTTTGTTGCCGGTATGGCGCTGGCCTATCTTCTGGACCCCGTAGCGGATGCCTTTGAGCGCCTCGGCATGAACCGGATGTGGGCAACGGTTTCGGTGCTGATGGTTTTTGTGCTGATTTTCATTTTTCTGCTTGTGTTGATTGTGCCGACACTCGCGCATCAGATGGCGGGGTTCAGTGAAAAAATGCCTGAATATGTTGCTTCCCTGCAAGCTATGATTAGCAACAGCACATCGCACTATATGCCCAAATTCCTGTCCAATTTCGATGCCGAGAGTCTGCAGAATAATATTAAGGATATTGTCGGGCAGGGCGCATCATGGGCTGGTCAAGTGCTCAAGTCGCTGTGGAATGGCGGGCAGGCTGTTTTGAATATGCTGGCGCTGCTGGTTATCACGCCGGTTGTTGCCTTTTATCTTCTGCATGACTGGGACCGCATGGTGGATACCATCGACGGGTTTTTGCCGCGTGATCACAGGGAAACGATTCGAGGCCTTTTCGACCAGATCGATGAGAGTGTGTCCGGCTTTGTGCGTGGGCAGATTCTGGTGGGCCTCATTCTGGGGACATTTTATGCCATCTGCCTATCGCTGGTCGGGCTCAATTTCGGTCTGTTGATCGGTTTGATTGCCGGTATTATCAGTTTCGTGCCTTTTGCGGGGGCAACGATCGGGCTGATCCTGTCAGGTGGCGTTGCGATTGTGCAATTCTGGCCCGATCCGATTCACATCGGACTCACGCTTGGTGTTTTCGCTGTTGGACAGTTTCTTGAAGGCAATATCCTTCAGCCGCGCCTCGTGGGTGAACGTGTTGGGCTGCATCCTGTGTGGCTGATGTTTGCGTTGTTGGCTTTCGGTTCGCTGTTTGGATTTGTGGGCATGTTGATAGCTGTGCCTGCTGCGGCTGCGATTGGTGTCATTGTGCGCTATATTCTTGATCAATATGTTCATTCTCCGCTCTATCGTGGCCATCAGAACGGGGCTACCGAAAGCGGGGAAGCTGGCGAACAGGGCAACCCTGAATAA
- the ndk gene encoding nucleoside-diphosphate kinase gives MAIERTFSIIKPDATKRNLTGKITAKLEEAGLRVVASKRIRMTKEQAEGFYAEHQGKPFFGELVGFMISEPVVVQVLEGENAILKNREVMGKTNPAEADEGTIRKEFALSMSENSVHGSDAPESAAREIQFFFSDDEIVG, from the coding sequence ATGGCGATCGAACGTACATTTTCCATTATCAAACCGGATGCCACCAAACGCAATCTCACCGGCAAGATTACAGCCAAGCTGGAAGAAGCCGGGCTGCGCGTTGTTGCTTCCAAGCGCATCCGTATGACCAAAGAGCAGGCTGAAGGCTTCTATGCTGAGCATCAGGGCAAACCGTTCTTTGGTGAACTGGTCGGGTTCATGATTTCCGAGCCGGTCGTTGTTCAGGTCCTTGAAGGCGAAAATGCCATTCTCAAGAACCGTGAAGTGATGGGAAAGACCAACCCTGCGGAGGCTGACGAAGGCACTATTCGCAAGGAATTTGCCCTGTCCATGAGCGAAAACTCGGTTCACGGTTCTGATGCACCTGAAAGCGCTGCACGGGAGATCCAGTTCTTCTTTTCCGATGATGAAATCGTCGGCTAA
- a CDS encoding VOC family protein yields MSQSMSLIAIVVRDYDEAIAFYTEKLGFELIDDTYQPAQDKRWVVVRPKGEGKTSLLLARAKNDHEARYIGDQAGGRVFLFLETDDFWRDYKLYQERGITFIRPPLEADYGTVAVFEDLYGNLWDLVEYSTPH; encoded by the coding sequence ATGTCTCAATCCATGTCCCTCATCGCCATTGTCGTGCGCGACTATGATGAAGCGATTGCCTTCTATACCGAAAAGCTAGGGTTCGAGCTCATCGACGATACCTATCAGCCAGCGCAGGACAAGCGTTGGGTGGTGGTGCGCCCCAAGGGAGAAGGCAAGACCTCCCTGCTCCTTGCCCGCGCCAAGAACGACCATGAGGCCCGCTATATCGGCGATCAGGCCGGCGGCCGGGTATTCCTGTTTCTGGAAACAGACGACTTCTGGCGTGATTATAAGCTCTATCAAGAGCGGGGCATCACCTTTATCAGACCTCCTCTGGAAGCAGATTACGGCACCGTAGCGGTCTTTGAAGATCTCTATGGCAACCTGTGGGATTTGGTTGAATATTCCACGCCCCACTAA
- a CDS encoding aldo/keto reductase produces the protein MKTVTFAQKDEVPALGQGSWYMGDEPSRKADEIASLRRGVELGMTLIDTAEMYGSGKSERVVGEAIAPMRDDVFLVSKVLPFNASHEGTIEACEASLSRLGTDRLDLYLLHWPGPHPLEETIAAFEALQKAGKIRHWGVSNFDLNDMTELMSSQGGDQVATNQVLYNLTRRGIEWDLLPQAREDGFPIMAYSPIEQARLLSKPDLASLASDLSLTPAQLALAWVIRKSGLVAIPKAGTVAHVEENAHALEIDLSDETLTELDRLFPPPTRATSLAIL, from the coding sequence ATGAAAACAGTCACATTTGCACAAAAGGACGAAGTGCCCGCATTGGGACAAGGCTCCTGGTATATGGGCGATGAACCATCCCGCAAAGCCGACGAAATAGCTTCTTTGCGCCGCGGGGTCGAGCTGGGCATGACACTCATCGACACTGCAGAAATGTATGGATCCGGCAAATCAGAGCGCGTGGTTGGAGAGGCGATAGCCCCCATGCGCGACGACGTTTTTCTCGTCTCCAAGGTTTTGCCATTCAATGCCAGCCATGAAGGCACGATCGAGGCATGCGAAGCCTCCCTTTCCCGCTTGGGCACCGATCGGCTCGATCTCTACTTGCTCCATTGGCCCGGCCCTCATCCACTCGAAGAAACCATAGCGGCCTTCGAAGCGCTTCAAAAAGCAGGCAAGATCCGCCATTGGGGTGTCTCGAATTTCGACCTCAATGACATGACCGAACTGATGAGTTCCCAAGGAGGAGATCAGGTAGCGACCAATCAGGTGCTCTATAATCTCACCCGTCGCGGCATCGAATGGGACTTGCTGCCGCAAGCTCGGGAGGATGGCTTCCCCATCATGGCCTATTCGCCCATTGAGCAGGCCCGCCTCTTGTCCAAGCCAGATCTAGCATCACTGGCCTCCGATCTGAGCCTCACACCAGCGCAATTGGCTCTGGCGTGGGTCATTCGCAAATCCGGCCTTGTGGCCATTCCAAAAGCAGGAACCGTGGCGCATGTGGAGGAAAATGCTCACGCGCTCGAAATTGATCTCTCTGATGAGACTCTGACCGAACTGGACCGCCTCTTCCCACCACCAACCAGAGCAACCTCGCTGGCAATTTTGTAG
- the purN gene encoding phosphoribosylglycinamide formyltransferase → MAKAKKRTAILISGRGSNMTAILEAARAEDYPAEIALVLANNADAKGLETAAGEGIATAVVDHRPYKGDREAFDAELQSVLVSHNIELVVLAGFMRILTSGFVEQWHDRMLNIHPSLLPSFKGLHTHKRAIDTGCRLAGCTVHFVRADMDSGPIITQAAVPVLDEDDEDSLAKRILVMEHKVYPRAVALVAADRVKVDGMRVIIREEEDDKQPVERFVFH, encoded by the coding sequence ATGGCCAAGGCAAAAAAGCGCACCGCGATCCTGATTTCAGGGCGCGGTAGCAACATGACCGCGATTCTCGAAGCCGCAAGAGCAGAAGACTATCCCGCAGAAATAGCCCTTGTGCTGGCCAACAATGCCGATGCCAAGGGCTTGGAAACCGCTGCAGGTGAAGGCATTGCCACGGCCGTTGTCGATCATCGCCCCTACAAGGGTGACCGCGAGGCGTTCGACGCGGAACTCCAGTCTGTTCTGGTGTCCCATAATATCGAGCTGGTAGTGCTCGCCGGCTTCATGCGCATTCTGACGTCGGGCTTCGTGGAACAATGGCATGACCGCATGCTCAACATCCACCCTTCGCTCCTGCCTTCTTTCAAAGGCCTGCATACCCACAAACGCGCCATCGATACAGGCTGCCGCCTTGCTGGCTGCACCGTACATTTCGTCCGCGCTGACATGGATTCCGGCCCCATCATCACGCAGGCCGCGGTGCCGGTTCTGGATGAAGATGACGAAGACAGTCTCGCCAAACGCATCCTCGTGATGGAACACAAGGTCTATCCCCGCGCAGTGGCATTGGTCGCAGCAGACAGAGTCAAAGTGGACGGCATGCGGGTGATCATAAGAGAAGAGGAAGACGACAAGCAACCTGTGGAGCGCTTTGTGTTCCACTAG
- a CDS encoding leucyl aminopeptidase, whose protein sequence is MATLPFIQFESLGTPETGVAVLFVGKSLALGATGQALDEKSDGAIGRAIKAAEFKGGFCKSVQILAPSGVMLDRIILIGLGDEALSERDFAALGGAAMGAAKGAKSIHVVAEADDKDIDADKSSLIALGMKLRAYEFDLYKTEKGKPKETKEAAKVSILCADAKGAAKAWESDKAVSDGTLLARDLVNEPANVLGPKEFAAKAKTLEAQGAEVEILEQADLEKLGMNALLGVAQGSVRKPRVAIMKWMGGQKGDAPVVFVGKGVVFDTGGISIKPAGGMEDMKGDMGGAAAVTGLMHALSARKAKVNAIGIIGLVENMPDGNAQRPGDIVTSMSGQTIEVINTDAEGRLVLADLLHYSKETFAPRFMIDLATLTGAVIVALGAHNAGIFSNSDELCAQLSKSGSITGETVWRLPLAKEYDKMIDSKFADMKNTGGRLAGSITAAQFLKRFVGDVDWVHIDVAGTAMDAPKNEISQGWASGFGVRLLDRLVKDNYEG, encoded by the coding sequence ATGGCTACTCTCCCTTTCATTCAGTTTGAATCTCTGGGCACTCCGGAAACCGGTGTTGCCGTGTTGTTTGTTGGTAAATCCCTTGCGTTGGGTGCAACGGGACAAGCGCTTGATGAAAAGAGCGACGGCGCGATCGGGCGAGCGATCAAGGCGGCAGAGTTTAAAGGGGGATTCTGCAAGAGCGTGCAGATTCTGGCTCCGTCCGGCGTGATGTTGGATCGGATCATCCTTATCGGGCTTGGGGATGAAGCTTTGTCCGAGCGTGATTTTGCGGCGCTAGGTGGGGCTGCCATGGGTGCGGCCAAGGGCGCAAAGAGCATCCATGTTGTCGCTGAAGCCGACGACAAGGATATCGATGCAGACAAATCATCCCTGATTGCCTTGGGCATGAAGCTGAGAGCCTATGAGTTCGATCTTTACAAGACCGAAAAGGGCAAACCCAAGGAAACAAAAGAAGCGGCCAAGGTCTCCATTCTTTGTGCTGATGCCAAAGGGGCGGCCAAGGCATGGGAAAGTGACAAAGCTGTATCTGATGGCACGCTGCTTGCCCGTGATCTGGTCAATGAGCCGGCCAATGTGTTGGGACCAAAGGAATTTGCTGCCAAGGCCAAGACGCTTGAAGCACAGGGAGCCGAAGTGGAAATCCTTGAACAGGCCGATCTTGAAAAGCTGGGCATGAATGCTCTGCTCGGTGTTGCACAGGGGTCTGTGCGCAAGCCACGGGTTGCCATCATGAAATGGATGGGGGGGCAAAAGGGCGATGCTCCGGTTGTCTTTGTTGGTAAAGGCGTCGTGTTTGATACTGGCGGCATTTCCATCAAGCCTGCGGGCGGCATGGAAGACATGAAGGGCGATATGGGCGGAGCTGCCGCTGTCACCGGTCTTATGCATGCACTTTCGGCTCGCAAGGCGAAGGTGAATGCCATTGGCATCATTGGCCTTGTTGAAAATATGCCTGATGGCAATGCCCAGCGCCCCGGAGATATCGTCACATCCATGTCTGGCCAGACCATTGAGGTCATCAATACCGATGCGGAAGGTCGCCTGGTGCTGGCCGATCTGTTGCATTATTCCAAGGAAACCTTCGCGCCGCGCTTTATGATTGATCTGGCCACACTGACCGGTGCGGTGATCGTGGCTCTGGGAGCCCATAATGCCGGTATTTTCTCCAATTCCGACGAGTTGTGCGCGCAGCTGTCCAAGTCCGGATCGATCACGGGAGAAACCGTCTGGCGTCTGCCGCTGGCCAAGGAATATGACAAGATGATCGACAGCAAATTCGCCGATATGAAGAATACTGGCGGACGATTGGCTGGTTCCATCACGGCAGCCCAGTTCCTCAAGCGCTTTGTGGGTGATGTGGATTGGGTGCATATCGATGTTGCAGGCACAGCAATGGATGCGCCGAAAAATGAAATCAGTCAGGGCTGGGCATCTGGCTTTGGTGTGCGGTTGCTCGATCGCCTTGTGAAAGACAATTACGAGGGATGA
- a CDS encoding L-lactate dehydrogenase encodes MKVGIVGAGMVGSAAGYAIALRGTASQVVFVDYKPEFAIAQAQDIAHATPFVSSTVVTAGDYDALEGADIVILSAGVGQKPGESRLDLLARNAEVFNQIIGKVLAVAPDAILLVASNPVDIMTQIATRLSGLPPHRVIGSGTMLDTARFRHLIGHHLGISPQSVHAYVLGEHGDSEILAWSSARAGALTVEEFAANIKSPLTASVKDRIDDGVRNAAYTIIKGKGATWYGIGAGLERIVRAVAKDEKAVLSLSIVTPNVEGVRHVALSVPRVIGRNGIELDLLPELDESEHEALRKSASMLKQTVDAVKFQS; translated from the coding sequence ATGAAAGTCGGAATTGTTGGTGCGGGTATGGTTGGCTCGGCGGCGGGCTATGCTATAGCCCTGCGGGGCACTGCCAGTCAGGTGGTTTTTGTCGATTACAAACCCGAATTCGCCATAGCGCAGGCGCAGGACATTGCGCATGCGACGCCCTTTGTCTCTTCAACGGTGGTTACGGCAGGTGATTATGATGCTCTTGAAGGGGCCGATATCGTCATTCTGTCTGCCGGTGTGGGGCAGAAACCCGGAGAAAGCCGCCTTGACCTCTTGGCGCGCAATGCCGAGGTATTCAACCAGATTATCGGAAAGGTGCTCGCTGTGGCACCGGATGCCATTCTGCTGGTTGCCTCCAATCCCGTTGATATCATGACGCAGATTGCAACGCGGCTTTCCGGATTGCCACCGCATCGGGTGATCGGCTCGGGCACCATGCTTGATACGGCACGTTTCCGCCATTTGATCGGGCATCATCTGGGCATTTCGCCCCAGTCTGTTCATGCCTATGTGTTGGGTGAGCATGGTGATAGCGAGATTCTGGCCTGGTCATCGGCGCGGGCAGGGGCTTTGACTGTCGAAGAGTTCGCCGCCAATATCAAATCGCCGCTTACTGCCTCTGTCAAGGACCGGATCGATGATGGCGTTCGCAATGCCGCCTATACCATCATCAAGGGCAAGGGCGCCACATGGTATGGCATCGGGGCAGGCCTTGAGCGTATTGTAAGAGCCGTTGCCAAGGATGAGAAAGCCGTGCTGTCGCTCTCTATTGTTACGCCGAATGTGGAAGGCGTGCGCCATGTTGCCTTGTCAGTGCCGCGTGTTATCGGTCGCAACGGCATTGAGCTCGATCTTTTGCCTGAGCTTGATGAATCTGAACACGAAGCCTTGCGCAAGTCGGCCAGCATGCTCAAGCAAACGGTTGATGCCGTAAAATTCCAGAGCTGA
- a CDS encoding ABC-F family ATP-binding cassette domain-containing protein produces the protein MLHINNLTYRIAGRTLLEDATLVVPEGCKMGLVGRNGTGKSTLFKLLVGEIAPESGSATIRRGARIGQVAQEAPASQESLLEFVLKADLERARLLAESETATDPERIAEIQLRLADIGAHSAEARAATILHGLGFDAEAQARPTADFSGGWRMRVALAAILFSEPDLLLLDEPTNYLDLEGTLWLESYISRYPYTVMIISHDRDLLNKAVDHIAHLDQLKLTAYRGGYDNFERTRREQLELQQKMRTKQLEQRKHMEAFVERFRYKASKAKQAQSRLKALEKMSPIAAVMEDHVKPIHFPNPEKGLAPPIIRLEKASVGYEDSKPILRNMSLRIDPDDRLALLGANGNGKSTFAKLISDRLDIQDGTIFRAGKLKIAFFAQHQLDELRPNDSAYDHVRTLMPDATEPKVRARVAQMGLGTEKMDIAAKSLSGGEKARLLLGLATFDGPHLLILDEPTNHLDIDSREALVHAINEYEGAVLLISHDRHLLEACVDRLWLVHDGTCKPYDGDLEDYRRLLLSSRNSPDSTQKEKVAAGDTNQAQEKRRSAAEKRKEQAPLRRKIQAAERDMDKIRERMDKIDDMLADPELYAKFPEKGAKLSKDRADLATLLDKLEEKWLEMSEELED, from the coding sequence ATGCTGCATATAAACAACCTTACTTATCGCATCGCTGGCCGAACCCTGTTGGAAGACGCCACACTCGTTGTTCCCGAAGGCTGCAAGATGGGCCTGGTCGGGCGCAATGGCACGGGCAAATCCACGTTGTTCAAGCTGCTGGTCGGAGAGATCGCGCCCGAAAGCGGTAGCGCCACGATTCGCAGAGGCGCGCGCATCGGTCAGGTTGCGCAGGAAGCGCCCGCCTCGCAAGAGAGCCTTCTTGAATTCGTCCTGAAGGCCGATCTGGAGCGGGCACGGCTACTGGCCGAATCCGAAACGGCAACTGATCCGGAACGCATCGCGGAAATCCAGCTGCGCCTTGCCGATATCGGCGCCCATTCCGCCGAGGCCCGCGCCGCAACGATTCTTCATGGTTTGGGATTTGATGCAGAAGCACAGGCCCGCCCTACAGCCGATTTTTCCGGTGGGTGGCGCATGCGCGTGGCGCTTGCAGCCATTCTCTTTTCCGAGCCGGATTTGTTGCTGCTTGACGAGCCAACCAACTATCTCGACCTTGAAGGCACCCTGTGGCTGGAAAGCTATATCTCCCGCTATCCTTACACGGTGATGATCATCAGCCATGACCGTGATCTGCTCAACAAGGCTGTGGACCATATCGCCCATCTTGATCAATTGAAGCTGACCGCCTATCGCGGCGGCTATGACAACTTTGAGCGCACCCGCCGCGAACAGCTTGAGCTGCAGCAGAAAATGCGCACCAAGCAGCTTGAACAGCGCAAGCATATGGAAGCCTTTGTCGAACGCTTCCGCTACAAGGCCTCCAAGGCCAAGCAGGCACAAAGCCGCTTGAAAGCACTGGAGAAAATGTCTCCCATTGCGGCAGTCATGGAAGATCACGTCAAGCCGATCCATTTTCCCAATCCGGAAAAAGGGCTCGCGCCACCAATCATCCGGCTGGAGAAGGCCTCTGTCGGCTATGAGGATAGCAAACCGATTCTGAGGAATATGAGCCTGCGCATCGATCCCGATGACCGCCTTGCGCTTCTGGGAGCCAACGGCAACGGCAAATCGACCTTTGCCAAGCTGATCTCCGACCGGCTGGACATCCAGGACGGCACCATCTTCCGCGCGGGCAAGCTCAAGATCGCCTTCTTCGCCCAGCATCAGCTGGACGAATTGCGACCCAACGACAGTGCCTATGACCATGTGCGCACTCTGATGCCGGATGCCACCGAACCCAAGGTGCGCGCTCGCGTCGCCCAGATGGGCCTTGGCACAGAAAAGATGGACATTGCAGCCAAGAGCCTCTCGGGTGGGGAGAAAGCGCGCCTGTTGCTAGGATTGGCGACCTTTGATGGGCCTCATCTGCTCATCCTTGACGAACCGACCAACCATCTCGATATCGACAGCCGCGAAGCACTGGTCCATGCCATCAACGAGTATGAAGGCGCGGTTCTGCTGATTTCCCATGACCGTCACTTGCTGGAAGCCTGCGTGGATCGGCTGTGGCTGGTGCATGATGGCACCTGCAAGCCCTATGACGGAGATCTGGAAGATTATCGCCGGCTGTTGCTCAGTTCGCGCAACAGCCCTGACAGCACGCAAAAGGAAAAGGTGGCAGCCGGAGACACCAATCAGGCTCAGGAAAAGCGCCGTTCGGCCGCAGAAAAGCGCAAAGAACAAGCACCGCTGCGCCGCAAGATCCAGGCTGCCGAGCGGGACATGGACAAGATTCGCGAGCGCATGGACAAAATCGATGACATGCTCGCCGATCCGGAACTCTATGCCAAATTCCCGGAGAAGGGCGCCAAGCTCTCCAAGGATCGCGCCGACCTTGCCACCCTCCTCGACAAGCTCGAAGAGAAGTGGCTGGAAATGTCCGAAGAATTGGAAGATTGA
- a CDS encoding glutathione S-transferase family protein translates to MTIKLYDLCAADRDLRFSPACWRTRMALAHKGLEVETVATLFTEIRSIEGGGQKTVPVIEDAGAVVRNSFSIALYLEEKYPDLPSLFGGDGGQKMAHFIDRWADVFIDKQLVRFCLLDIYHKLDEQDQPYFRASREKRFGCALEEVGGRSPERLEAFRESLLPMRLALRDRRFLGGETPLYADYSIFGSFQWARMVSDFSLLEEGDPVAIWFDRCLDLYDGLGRNAKV, encoded by the coding sequence ATGACGATCAAGCTATATGATCTTTGTGCTGCAGATAGGGATTTGCGGTTTTCTCCAGCTTGTTGGCGAACCCGCATGGCTTTGGCTCACAAGGGGCTTGAGGTGGAAACGGTCGCAACGCTGTTTACCGAGATCAGATCCATCGAAGGAGGCGGTCAGAAGACCGTTCCGGTGATCGAAGATGCAGGCGCTGTTGTTCGTAATTCCTTTTCTATCGCCCTGTATCTGGAAGAAAAATATCCAGATTTGCCATCCTTGTTTGGCGGCGACGGTGGGCAAAAGATGGCGCACTTTATCGATCGTTGGGCCGATGTCTTTATAGACAAGCAATTGGTTCGCTTTTGCCTTTTGGACATTTATCACAAGCTGGATGAACAGGATCAGCCATATTTTCGCGCCAGCCGAGAGAAGCGCTTCGGTTGTGCGCTCGAAGAAGTGGGCGGGCGTTCGCCTGAGCGCCTTGAGGCTTTCAGGGAAAGCCTTCTGCCCATGCGTCTTGCATTGCGTGATAGGAGGTTTCTTGGCGGAGAGACACCACTCTATGCGGACTATAGCATCTTCGGCTCATTTCAATGGGCGCGCATGGTCTCCGATTTTTCCTTGTTAGAAGAAGGTGATCCGGTGGCAATATGGTTTGACCGTTGCTTGGACCTGTATGATGGTCTGGGGCGTAATGCTAAAGTATAA
- the purM gene encoding phosphoribosylformylglycinamidine cyclo-ligase, producing the protein MSDQTQESSSSASNNLTYADAGVDIDAGNALVKAIKPIVKATSRLGSDTEIGGFGGLFDLKAAGFSDPVLVAANDGVGTKLKIAIETGKHDTVGIDLVAMCVNDLVVQGAEPLFFLDYFATGKLDVEAATDVIAGIAEGCKQANCALIGGETAEMPGMYAKDDYDLAGFAVGAAERGTLLPTNVKAGDVLIGLASSGVHSNGFSLVRRILEANNLSFTDPAPFAEGKSIGEALLEPTRIYVRSTLKAIRETGGIKALAHITGGGFPENIPRVLPDGLAAHLDLAAVTPPPVFGWLQKLGGVANKEMLRTFNCGVGMIIVAEPEKADAVIATLTAAGEAPFRLGTLAELEGDAVVYDSMINFGS; encoded by the coding sequence ATGTCCGATCAGACCCAAGAATCTAGTTCCTCCGCCTCAAACAACCTAACCTACGCAGATGCTGGCGTGGATATTGATGCGGGCAATGCCTTGGTCAAGGCCATCAAGCCCATCGTCAAGGCAACATCACGGTTAGGATCGGATACCGAGATCGGCGGCTTCGGTGGGCTGTTCGACCTGAAGGCCGCAGGCTTTTCCGACCCCGTACTGGTCGCCGCCAACGATGGCGTGGGCACCAAGCTGAAAATCGCGATTGAAACCGGCAAGCATGACACCGTGGGCATTGATCTTGTTGCCATGTGCGTCAATGATTTGGTGGTTCAGGGTGCAGAGCCTCTGTTCTTTCTCGACTATTTTGCCACCGGCAAACTCGATGTCGAAGCGGCAACCGATGTGATTGCCGGTATTGCCGAAGGCTGCAAGCAGGCCAACTGTGCCTTGATCGGTGGCGAAACCGCCGAGATGCCAGGCATGTATGCCAAGGACGATTATGACCTGGCGGGGTTTGCGGTCGGCGCTGCCGAGCGCGGAACGCTCCTGCCAACGAATGTCAAGGCAGGCGATGTGCTCATCGGTCTGGCCTCATCGGGCGTTCATTCGAACGGTTTCTCTCTGGTGCGCCGCATTCTGGAAGCCAACAATCTGTCCTTCACCGATCCTGCCCCTTTTGCCGAGGGCAAGAGCATCGGCGAAGCGCTGCTTGAGCCAACCCGGATCTATGTCCGCTCCACGCTTAAGGCCATTCGCGAAACGGGTGGCATCAAGGCGCTGGCTCACATTACTGGCGGTGGTTTCCCTGAAAATATCCCGCGCGTTCTGCCAGATGGTCTGGCAGCTCATCTTGATCTGGCAGCCGTCACGCCTCCGCCGGTCTTTGGCTGGTTGCAGAAGCTGGGAGGTGTCGCCAACAAGGAAATGCTGCGCACATTCAACTGTGGCGTCGGCATGATCATCGTCGCCGAGCCAGAAAAGGCAGATGCCGTGATCGCAACGCTTACAGCAGCAGGCGAAGCCCCGTTCAGGCTGGGCACACTGGCTGAGCTTGAAGGCGATGCCGTCGTCTATGACAGCATGATCAATTTCGGGAGCTGA